TGCCACTGGTCTACCAACAGCAACGAATATGGTTGCAACTAATTGGCGAGAAATGTGTCACTCAATTATGTTACAAGCCGTTGATATACCTTTAGCAGATCCGCATTTTTGGACTTTAACTGGTGCAAGTCGGGTTGCTCAGCTTTGTCATGAATGGGGATTAACTTGGGGTTGCCATTCTAATAATCATTTTGATATCTCTTTAGCGATGTTTAGTCATGTTGGCGCATCAGCACCAGGTAATCCAACTGCACTTGATACTCATTGGATATGGCAGGAAGGACAGGCCAGATTGACTAAAAACCCATTACAAATTAGCAATGGCAAAATTAAACTGCATGATAAACCGGGATTAGGCATTGAATTAGATATGCAACAAATTATGAATGCTCATGAATTACATAAAAAATTAGCAAATGGCGCACGTAATGATGCTATTGCAATGCAGTATTTAATTCCTAGTTGGCAGTTTGATCGTAAACGACCTTGCATGGTTCGTTAAAACAGAATTAGAGAAATACAATAAATTTAAGAGGTTAATATTATGAGTTTATCAACGCCAATTATAACGGAAATGAATGTTTATCCAGTCGCTGGATATGACAGTATGCTACTTAATTTAAGTGGTGCACATTCACCGTATTTTACTCGGAATATTGTTATCCTAAAAGATAACTCAGGCAACATTGGTGTCGGCGAAGTACCGTGCGTCGGAACGGTTACTAAAACATTAGAAGATGCTAAATCATTAGTTGTTGGTCAATCTATTGGCCAATACAAAAATGTGATGAATCGAGTGCGCCTTCAATTTGCTGATCGTGATGTCGGTGGTCGAGGCAATCAGACATTTGATCAACGCTCAACAATTCACGTTGTTACTGCGATTGAAGCAGCAATGTTAGATCTGCTTGGTAAACATTTAGGTGTCACAGTCGCATCATTACTTGGCGATGGTCAACAACGTGATGAAGTGGAAATGTTAGGATACTTATTTTATGTCGGTGATCGCAACAAAACAGATTTACCTTATCAAAGTCAGAATGATGAAAAATGTGATTGGTATCGCTTACGACATGAAGAGGCACTAACACCTGAAAAAATTGCACAATTAGCTGAAGCTACTTATGAAAAATATGGTTTCCGCGATTTTAAATTAAAAGGCGGTGTTTTATCAGCAGAAGATGAAGCAGAAGCAGTAATAGCAATTAAAAAGAAATTCCCAGATGCTCGAGTAACGCTTGACCCTAACGGAGGATGGTTATTAGAGGAAGCGATTCGTATCGGTAAATATTTGAAAAATACTTTGGCATATGCAGAGGATCCTTGTGGTGCTGAACAAGGTTATTCAGGGCGAGAAGTCATGGCTGAGTTTCGACGAGCCACTGGTTTACCGACTGCGACTAATATGATTGCAACAGATTGGCGTCAAATGAGCCATACATTATCGTTACAATCTGTTGATATTCCATTAGCTGATCCACACTTTTGGACCATGAATGGCTCAGTCCGTGTTGCGCAAATGTGTCATGAATTTGGTTTAACATGGGGTTCACATTCTAATAACCATTTTGATATCTCGTTGGCGATGTTCACACATGTTGGCGCAGCTGCACCAGGTAACCCAACAGCACTTGATACCCATTGGATTTGGCAGGAAGGTAACCAACGTTTGACTAAAGAACCATTACAAATTATCAATGGTAAAATTAAGGTTCCTGAAAAACCAGGATTAGGCATTGAAATTGATATGGATCAAGTAATGAAAGCTCATGAGTTATTTAAGAAAATGGGTCTTGGTAACCGAAATGATGCAATGGCCATGCAATATTTAATTCCTGGCTGGCAGTTTGATAATAAAAAACCATGTTTGGTTAGATAATTGAACTATTATTATCAAAAATAACTCGAGAATTTAAAAGGTAAATTATGAAAAAAATAACCTGCCACAACCAATTTAAGCAAGATATGTTAGAACGTAAAAAACTTATTGGTTGTTGGGCTGCTTTAGGAAATCCAATTTCAACAGAAATACTTGGTTTAGCTGGTTTTGATTGGTTGTTACTTGATGGAGAACATGCCATTAATGATGTTACGACATTTGTACCACAATTAATGGCATTAAAAGATAGCATTAGCGCACCGGTTGTTCGTCCAGCTTGCAATGATCAAGTATTAATTAAAAGATTACTTGATATCGGATTTTACAACTTTTTAATCCCTTATATAGAAACAGTCGAGCAAGCTAAACAAGCTGTATCTTATACTCGTTATCCACCAGAAGGTTTAAGAGGTGTTTCCGTTGCTCACCGTAGTAATGCATTTGGAACAATTCCGGATTATTTCACTAAAATTAATCAAAATATTTGTGTAATGGTACAAATTGAAACTCAACAATCAGTTGATAATGTTGAAGCAATCACTGCAGTTAATGGTATTGATGGTATTTTTGTTGGACCAAGTGATTTATCTGCTTCACTAGGACATTTTGGAAATCCTAAACATCCCGAGGTGCAAACTGCAATAAAACATGTTTTTGAGGTGGCTAAAGCACAAGGTAAAGCATGTGGAATTTTAGCACCGATTGAAGCAGATGCTCATCATTATATTGAAATGGGTGCAACATTCGTAGCGGTTGGTAGTGATCTTAGTTTGTTAAGAAACTCAACTCAAGCATTAGCAGATAAGTTTTTAAAGTAACTAGTACTAGTTTAATTGTAAAAAAGGAGAGTAAAATGAAAATTGGTTTTATTGGTTTAGGTATTATGGGTAAACCGATGAGCAAAAACCTGTTAAAAGCGGGTTATTCATTAGTAGTGTGTGATAAAAATCAATCATCAGTTGATGAAGTTGTTGCTGCTGGAGCACAAAGTGCTGTAAATGCAAAAGAAGTTGCTCAACTCTGTGACGTTATAATTACTATGTTACCTAATTCACCACATGTAAAAGAAGTTGTTTTAGGCGAAAATGGTATAATTGATGGTGCTAAACTAGGTACTACTATCATAGATATGAGTTCAATTGCACCTTTAGCAAGTCGTGAAATTCATGATGAAGTTGTTAAAAAAGGCTTGGCAATGTTAGATGCGCCTGTTAGTGGTGGAGAACCAAAAGCAATTGATGGCACATTATCTGTTATGGTGGGAGGAGATAAAACTATCTTTGATAAACATTATGACATAATGAAAGCTATGGCAGGTTCAGTTGTTTACACAGGTGAAATTGGAGCTGGAAATGTCACTAAATTAGCAAATCAAGTAATTGTTGCTTTGAATATTGCAGCTATGTCTGAGGCATTAGTATTAGCAACTAAAGCTGGTGTAAATCCTGAATTAGTTTATCAAGCAATTCGTGGAGGATTAGCTGGAAGTACGGTATTAGATGCTAAAGCGCCAATGGTTTTAAATCGTAACTTTAAACCAGGTTTTAGAATTGATTTACATATTAAGGATTTACAAAATGCTTTAGATACTTCTCACGGTGTTGGTACATCATTACCATTAACTGCAGCTGTAATGGAAATGATGCAAGCCCTTAAAACTGATGGTATGGGAGAATGCGATCATAGTGCTTTAGCGCGTTACTATGAGAGCTTAGCGAAAATAGAAATTAAATAATAAGGTTAAAATTGAGTATGGTGACATACTCAATAACTTTGACTAATTCCATAAGGATAGATATGAAAATTGTCATCGCTCCTGATTCTTTTAAAGAAAGCCTAAGTGCTATTGAAGTTGCTAATATAATTAAAAACGGATTTTTAAACGTTTACCCACAGGCTGAATATTTTTTAATTCCAGTTGCTGATGGAGGAGAGGGAACTGTTGATGCAATGGTTGATGCATTAAATGGTAATAAAATCACAGTATCTATTACTGATCCATTAGGCGAAAAAGGTTTTGCTTTTTATGGTATTTCAGGAGATGGACAAACAGCTGTGATAGAAATGGCTTCAGCAAGTGGCCTTGAGCGTGTACCTGTGAGTAAACGAGATGCTAAAATTACTACCTCATATGGTACGGGAGAATTAATCAAAGATGCTCTCGATAAGGGTTGTAAAAAATTTATCATTGGTATAGGTGGTAGTGCAACTAATGACGGCGGTGCTGGAATGTTGCAAGCATTAGGTGTTAAACTTTTAAATAAATATGGTAATCAAATCGGTTATGGCGGTATTTCATTAAGTGAACTTGATAAAATTGACATTAGTGAAATTGATCATCGAATTAAAGATTGTGATTTTGAAGTTGCTTGTGATGTTACTAATCCGTTAACGGGTGAAAATGGAGCTTCATTTATATTTGGACCACAAAAAGGAGCATCACTCGCCGATGTTCATTTACTTGATAAAAATCTTAAACATTTTGCCCAAATAATAAAAAATAGTTTTAATATCGATATTGAATCTACTCCAGGAACAGGTGCTGCAGGTGGAATGGGAGCAGCTTTATTAGCGTTTATGAATGCTAAACTAAAACCAGGAATTGAAATTATTACTGAAACTTTAAATTTAGATAGGCTTATTTCGAATGCCGATTTAGTTATTACGGGTGAAGGACGATTAGATTATCAAAGTATCAATGGTAAGGTCCCTGTAGGCGTTGCCCGTATTGCTCAAAAATATCAAAAACCAGTTATAGCAATTGTTGGAAGTTTAGGTGATAAAGCAGAAACCATTTATCCTTATGGGATTAATGCAATGTTTAGCATTTTAAGTAAAGTTGCTACTTTATCCGAAGTTCTAGAACCTGCGGTAGCAAGAGCAAATCTTTTTCAGACATCAATGAATATTGCCCTAACACTTAAATTAGGAAATACCCTTAAATAGCTTATAAATACCCTTTATCTTATTCTGATAAAGGGCATCATAATAAAATTATCGTTTAAGCACTGATAATGCTCGGCGAATAAATAATATACAAATGGATGCAAAAACTAAGAGTCCTAGATATTGAGGTAATACCCCTAAATCAGCTGATATGGCAAGTGGAGCATCACTACCACCACTAGCTATGCTAATTACAATTACAACAGCTAAAATTACCCCGACTAAGCTCTCACCAACAATCAGACCTGAAGCAATTAATGCAGCTTTTCGATCGATTTTTTTATACTCTTCTTCTGGATTCAATTTAAGCGTTCTTGCTTTTGCGTAAGCATTACGTTTTATAATCCACGATAATACTGTTCCCACAAAAATAGGCATAGTAATGCTTGGCGGTAGGTAAATACCTAAACCAACAGCAAGGGCAGGCAATCTAAATTTAGAGTTATTAGCAGCTAAAACTAAGTCAATAATAATAATAACAGCACCAACCGCTAAGCCTATTAAGATCATGGTCCAATCAAGATTATGTGAAAAAATACCTTTAGCAATGGTTGTCATAAGAGTTGCTTGTGGTGCTGCTAATACTTGGGATTGATCCATATCTGGACGAGGAACCGCACCAGTGAAACCATAAGCGTTGTATAAAATTTCTAAGATAGGTGCGATGACAATAGCGCCAACAATACAACCGATTAATAATGCGACTTGCTGTTTCCATGGTGTGGCTTGGACTAAATAACCAGTTTTTAGATCTTGCAGGTTATCATTAGAAATACATGCTACGGCTAAAACAGCACTGGTTGTAAATAGTGCGAGGGCTGTTGCAAAATTAGTACCTTCTATAGAGTCCAACATACCATTTACTTCGCCTAAACCAAGTAAGATAAGTGAAATAATAATAGCCGCTACAATCGCAATGCCTGAGATTGGACTCGCGGATGATCCAACTAATCCTGCCATATAACCACAAGCAGCTGCTACTAAAAAGCCCATAATAAATGCAAATAGTACTGCACATATGACTAATGACCATGCTACGCCTAATGATAATCCACTATCAGCAATAAATGCATAAAAGGTGATAAGTAGAATCATTAACATACCAGCCATGATTAAGAATATCGTTTTAGGTGATAGATCTTGATCCATTGGGGCAATATCGCTCGCTGATACATCAGAGCGCATGGTTTTGAATGAAATTTTTAAGCCTTCAATTACTGGTTTGATTAAAGTAAGTAGTGTCCAAATAGCTGCGATAGCAATAGTACCAGCACCAATAAAGCGAATATCTTTAGCCCAAAATCCCATAGCAATTTGTGATAAAGGTTGACTTGAATCATAATCACTAATTAGACTTAAAATTGGAATGCCAAATAGCCAAGCAATAATTGTTCCAATTAAAACCGCTATACCTGACATAATACCTATCAAGTAACCAGCACTCAAAAGAGCTAACGAAAAGCCCATCGGTAGTTGAAAAATGGATTTACCAGCAGTAAACCAATAAGCGGTGCTGTCTGACAAAATTCTAAAACCATTAGTGAATAAACTTACAAGGGAGGCTACCACACCACCAAATAAAATATCTTTTAGCCCATCATTAGCGTCATTTCCTTCAGTCTTTGATCCAGCTTTTAATATTTCGGCAGCAGCAACACCTTCTGGATAGGGTAAATTACTTTTGACCACCATAACGTGACGCAACGGGATTGAAAATAGTACTCCTAGCATTCCACCAGCGGCACAAATTGCAAGTGTTAACCAAAATGGAAAACTTTGCCAATAGCCAATCATTAATAAGCCAGGTAAAACAAATATAATTGAAGATAATGTGCCCGCAGCGGAAGCTTGGGTTTGCACCATATTATTTTCTAAGATTGTCGATCCTGAAAACAGCCTCAATATTGCCATTGAAATTACTGCGGCAGGTATAGCTGATGAAAATGTTAATCCGACTTTTAAGCCAAGATATACATTAGATGCAGTAAAAATGACAGTGATAAAAGCACCTAAAATAGTGCCTCTTAATGTAAGTTCTCGTAAATTATTCATATTATGTCATTAAGTTAATTTGATAAGAAGCTATTATATACTTAATTCGCTTTTATCAACTAGAACTTCTATAAATAACAGAATATTTATACTTTTTATTATTATCGAGAGAATCTTTACTCGTTTTACTAAAAATTCGTGTTAATTCGCGTATAAAATAATAACCGTTTTTAACTTAAAAGATTTACAATATAGGATTATTGTTAAAATCCTAGAGGTATCGATATCATGAACGGACTAAAACGCTTACAAGCTATTACTAAGCAGCTTCGTGATCCTATCGATGGTTGTGAATGGGATAGAGTACAAACTTTTGATTCCTTAAAATCATATACTTTAGAAGAAACTTATGAAGTCTTAGATGCTATAGAAAAAAAAGATATGGTCGAACTTAAAAATGAACTGGGTGATCTACTATTTCAGATTGTTTTTTATGCTGATTTAGCGAGTGAACAAGGTTTATTTGATTTTGATGATATTTGCCATTCAGTCGCTGATAAATTGGTCAATCGTCATCCACATATATTTACAAACGATACTACTATTAAGCCAAATTGGGAACAATTAAAACAACGGGAACGTGATAAACGAGCACAATATTCAATATTAGATGATATACCTAATTCTATTCCAGCTTTAATGAAAGCCGAAAAAATCCAAAAACGTTGTGCATCAGTTGGGTTTGATTGGGATGAACTACAACCTGTATTAGATAAAGTAAAAGAAGAAATTGCTGAAGTAGAGCAAGAGCTCAATCGAACTGAACGTGATCATCAAAAAATTGAAGAGGAGCTTGGTGATCTGTTTTTTGCTACTGTGAACTTAGCCAGACATTTAAAAGTTAGGTCAGAAATATGTTTACAACAAGCTAATAAAAAATTCGAACGCCGTTTTAAACAGGTAGAATCAATACTCAAACAAAAAGATCGAGCTTTACCCGATGCAACACTTGAAGAAATGGAAGATGCATGGCAAAGTGTGAAGCAATCAGAACAAAATAATAAACATTTAAAGTGAATCAAAATGACTGAACAAAAAAATGAATTGTATCAAGAAATCGAAGCATGGGCACAAAATGCTATTTTACATAGTCCAACTTGGAGTATTAACCAACTTGACTACTCCGAAAAAAGCATTACTGTTGTTGAGATGATCATTGGAGAAATGGCTGATAAAAGTTTTGGTCTGCCAGAAGAACAATTGAATATGATATCGCAAGAATATGGCTGTTATCTGTTATTAACTGCGCATAAATTATATGGTGGTCAGTTTTATTGGAATGATGAACTTCAACAACCTATGTTAATTTGCGGTGAACCTGATTCAACGATAGCATTATTAACGTGGAATAAAGTTAAAGGTCGTTTATTAGGCGATAAAGTGGATCACATTGCTTATTTTCTAGATGAATTTGGAAAAGCTGTATTCCAACCAGAAAAAGGTACCAATTTAGTTTATTTATAAATAACATTTGGAATAAATATTATTTAAAAAAGAAAAATTGGTTAGCGAACAAGTTTTTCGATTTTAATTAATTTTGTTAAAAGGGATATTGAACATGAATTATACACTTTATATCGGCAATAAAAATTACTCAACATGGTCTATGCGCCCTTGGGTTGTAATGAGATATTTTGATATTCCTTTTAATGAAAAGCTCGTTAAATTTGATAGTTTTAATGATGATTCTTTGTTCAAAAAGACAATGTTTTCTGTTTCAAAATATGGCACCGTACCTATCTTAATTGATGAAGATTTAGTGATTAGTGACTCTTTAGCTATTTGTGAATATTTAGCAGAAAAGCATTGCGACCTAGCTTTATGGCCGTCTGACCCTCAAGAAAGAGCAATCGCTCGAAGTTTAGTCGCTAAAATGCATTCTGGATTTCAAGCTATTCGAAATTATTTGCCGATGAATATTGAAGCTGAGTTTCCTCAAATAGGGCAAATAATATTACGAGACCATTTAGATGTAAAAAAAGAAATCATGTTTTTAGATGATTTGCTATCCTCGTTATTAACCTCGAAAAAATCAAATTGTGACTATTTGTTTGGTGATTTTAGTATAGCCGATGGCTTTTATGCTCCTTTATGCTTAAGATTAAAACATTATCATATAGCAGTAAGCCCAATTCTTAGCAACTATATTGATATTATTTGTAATACCAAAGGCATTAAAGATTGGATAAATGATGCATTACAAGAAAAATCTTTTGTTGCGATGGACGAACCAAATCGT
The sequence above is drawn from the Gilliamella apicola genome and encodes:
- a CDS encoding glutathione S-transferase family protein → MNYTLYIGNKNYSTWSMRPWVVMRYFDIPFNEKLVKFDSFNDDSLFKKTMFSVSKYGTVPILIDEDLVISDSLAICEYLAEKHCDLALWPSDPQERAIARSLVAKMHSGFQAIRNYLPMNIEAEFPQIGQIILRDHLDVKKEIMFLDDLLSSLLTSKKSNCDYLFGDFSIADGFYAPLCLRLKHYHIAVSPILSNYIDIICNTKGIKDWINDALQEKSFVAMDEPNRLHR
- the mazG gene encoding nucleoside triphosphate pyrophosphohydrolase — translated: MNGLKRLQAITKQLRDPIDGCEWDRVQTFDSLKSYTLEETYEVLDAIEKKDMVELKNELGDLLFQIVFYADLASEQGLFDFDDICHSVADKLVNRHPHIFTNDTTIKPNWEQLKQRERDKRAQYSILDDIPNSIPALMKAEKIQKRCASVGFDWDELQPVLDKVKEEIAEVEQELNRTERDHQKIEEELGDLFFATVNLARHLKVRSEICLQQANKKFERRFKQVESILKQKDRALPDATLEEMEDAWQSVKQSEQNNKHLK
- a CDS encoding glycerate kinase, which translates into the protein MKIVIAPDSFKESLSAIEVANIIKNGFLNVYPQAEYFLIPVADGGEGTVDAMVDALNGNKITVSITDPLGEKGFAFYGISGDGQTAVIEMASASGLERVPVSKRDAKITTSYGTGELIKDALDKGCKKFIIGIGGSATNDGGAGMLQALGVKLLNKYGNQIGYGGISLSELDKIDISEIDHRIKDCDFEVACDVTNPLTGENGASFIFGPQKGASLADVHLLDKNLKHFAQIIKNSFNIDIESTPGTGAAGGMGAALLAFMNAKLKPGIEIITETLNLDRLISNADLVITGEGRLDYQSINGKVPVGVARIAQKYQKPVIAIVGSLGDKAETIYPYGINAMFSILSKVATLSEVLEPAVARANLFQTSMNIALTLKLGNTLK
- the garL gene encoding 2-dehydro-3-deoxyglucarate aldolase, which encodes MKKITCHNQFKQDMLERKKLIGCWAALGNPISTEILGLAGFDWLLLDGEHAINDVTTFVPQLMALKDSISAPVVRPACNDQVLIKRLLDIGFYNFLIPYIETVEQAKQAVSYTRYPPEGLRGVSVAHRSNAFGTIPDYFTKINQNICVMVQIETQQSVDNVEAITAVNGIDGIFVGPSDLSASLGHFGNPKHPEVQTAIKHVFEVAKAQGKACGILAPIEADAHHYIEMGATFVAVGSDLSLLRNSTQALADKFLK
- the gudD gene encoding glucarate dehydratase yields the protein MSLSTPIITEMNVYPVAGYDSMLLNLSGAHSPYFTRNIVILKDNSGNIGVGEVPCVGTVTKTLEDAKSLVVGQSIGQYKNVMNRVRLQFADRDVGGRGNQTFDQRSTIHVVTAIEAAMLDLLGKHLGVTVASLLGDGQQRDEVEMLGYLFYVGDRNKTDLPYQSQNDEKCDWYRLRHEEALTPEKIAQLAEATYEKYGFRDFKLKGGVLSAEDEAEAVIAIKKKFPDARVTLDPNGGWLLEEAIRIGKYLKNTLAYAEDPCGAEQGYSGREVMAEFRRATGLPTATNMIATDWRQMSHTLSLQSVDIPLADPHFWTMNGSVRVAQMCHEFGLTWGSHSNNHFDISLAMFTHVGAAAPGNPTALDTHWIWQEGNQRLTKEPLQIINGKIKVPEKPGLGIEIDMDQVMKAHELFKKMGLGNRNDAMAMQYLIPGWQFDNKKPCLVR
- a CDS encoding OPT family oligopeptide transporter; this translates as MNNLRELTLRGTILGAFITVIFTASNVYLGLKVGLTFSSAIPAAVISMAILRLFSGSTILENNMVQTQASAAGTLSSIIFVLPGLLMIGYWQSFPFWLTLAICAAGGMLGVLFSIPLRHVMVVKSNLPYPEGVAAAEILKAGSKTEGNDANDGLKDILFGGVVASLVSLFTNGFRILSDSTAYWFTAGKSIFQLPMGFSLALLSAGYLIGIMSGIAVLIGTIIAWLFGIPILSLISDYDSSQPLSQIAMGFWAKDIRFIGAGTIAIAAIWTLLTLIKPVIEGLKISFKTMRSDVSASDIAPMDQDLSPKTIFLIMAGMLMILLITFYAFIADSGLSLGVAWSLVICAVLFAFIMGFLVAAACGYMAGLVGSSASPISGIAIVAAIIISLILLGLGEVNGMLDSIEGTNFATALALFTTSAVLAVACISNDNLQDLKTGYLVQATPWKQQVALLIGCIVGAIVIAPILEILYNAYGFTGAVPRPDMDQSQVLAAPQATLMTTIAKGIFSHNLDWTMILIGLAVGAVIIIIDLVLAANNSKFRLPALAVGLGIYLPPSITMPIFVGTVLSWIIKRNAYAKARTLKLNPEEEYKKIDRKAALIASGLIVGESLVGVILAVVIVISIASGGSDAPLAISADLGVLPQYLGLLVFASICILFIRRALSVLKR
- the garR gene encoding 2-hydroxy-3-oxopropionate reductase — encoded protein: MVKKESKMKIGFIGLGIMGKPMSKNLLKAGYSLVVCDKNQSSVDEVVAAGAQSAVNAKEVAQLCDVIITMLPNSPHVKEVVLGENGIIDGAKLGTTIIDMSSIAPLASREIHDEVVKKGLAMLDAPVSGGEPKAIDGTLSVMVGGDKTIFDKHYDIMKAMAGSVVYTGEIGAGNVTKLANQVIVALNIAAMSEALVLATKAGVNPELVYQAIRGGLAGSTVLDAKAPMVLNRNFKPGFRIDLHIKDLQNALDTSHGVGTSLPLTAAVMEMMQALKTDGMGECDHSALARYYESLAKIEIK